Below is a window of Paremcibacter congregatus DNA.
CGCCAAGCCTTGTCTCCTTACGAACTTTATATTTGTTACCAAAATAATCGACTGTATATTTTTCGAAGGATTGCAACGTTTTTACGCCTGTACGATCTTTCCCATCTCCCTTCTTACCAAAAGATGGATCTCTGTTATGTGCAGTAATGCCAATAGCACCAGTACTGATATCCGTTCCCCCGTAATAGCCAAAATATTCATCTTTCTTGCTTTTGATAAAAAGGAGGTCATTTTTACAGAGAGAGAAAATAAAATCTTTATCCTCCATTTCTTCCCATTCCCCCTCTGGTTTATATGCAATTATTGCTCTATTTGGCAGTGTACCACCAACAAAATGATGTACATAAATGGGAACAAGAAAAAATTTACCATTTTTTCTGAAAACATCCACCCTCACCATATCGCCGTTGCTCGCCAAGCCCCCATTAATGAGAACGCCGGATTTCTCGATGGTTTCAATACGTACGGCATTAATGAGCGGCCCCTGTTTCCCAGGGTCATTTGTTGGCATAAATATTGGTGTTGCAAAAGCCTTTTTAGGGTCGCCTTTATGCGCATCCAGACGTTTTTTCAAAACAGTATAAAGCCTAATGTTGCGCTCCTTATGCACCATTCTTTCCAACATGTCGGGCTTTAAATCTGCCACTTTAATTCGCTGTATAATCTTGCCATCATCCTTACGAATACTGCGGATGGTATCTTGATGTGCCGGGCCGGTAACTTTGCGCACCGGCATTCGGGATACAAAAATATGTTCTACTGCGTCTTTAGTGTCTTGTATGAAGCTTTCCCAAGGTTTAGGCGGTAAGGCTCGTTTATGCGGGTTTTTACGCCGGGCCTCATATTTATTCCAACGGGTTAAATTTTGCACCATGCTTTGGGTTGAACAGGCAAGAACAATGGCATCAATCGCATGGTGGGTATCATTACGGCGGTTTTTATCGGGAAAACCCCATGCACTACGCAAATGTGAGGTCAAAGCGCCATTACGTGCTTGCACACGGTTTCCTATCCCTAGGCCCAAAGATTGCTCCACATGGTTTTTAAGCAGCTTTGCGATATAACGAGTATCATTTAAGGCGCGATCTTTCCATTTATTGGCCTTTTCTTCATCAAAATTCTCAATTAATAGATTATCGGCTTTCGGCTTGGGCAAGCCCTTTGCAAAAGCCGAGAGAGTCTTCAAATTTCTGCCTTGTTTTTGAAAATATTCAACGGGCGTATTATTAGCTTTCATCTGGTTTTCATCAGTGCAACACAGAATTTTATTCATGTAGCTATCGTTCCAAGACCTACTGTAGGGTATGATATGGTCGATCTGCGTTGCCACAGGATCTCTCATCATTTGATGATTGATATATACCCCTGAATAGGGACAGAAACCCTTTTGCTCTTTCCACAGCCGATACTTGATAATGTCACCGCCCCGCACATTATCGGGATCAATATCCAGAATTTCAGCGGCATGTTTTTTTGCCGCTTCACGGTAAGATTGGTTTGTTTTTTGATCTCTTTCCTTATCTTTTCTTTCTTTAAATGAACGTCCAACGTCCCGTGCCATTTCGATTATGATTGTCTCTGGCATACCGTATTGGGCAATAACGGCATTCATCACTTTGCGTGTCTGCGCCAACGCCCTGTTTACCACAGGATTGCGCACATCTTTAAATGACGGGATTTTAGTGAGACCTTTATTTTCTTTTTGGCTATGATTATAGCCCGCTTCCCTGCAAGCTTTGTCATAGGTTAAGCCCTTTTGCATAAAGGGTAAAATCGCCCGCACGACTTTCAGGGACAAATCTATGGTTCTGCTGAAATTCGTGATTGTAAGCAAAGAGCTAATTTGGTCTTCTTGCAATTCAAGAGGCGCGAGCAAATCTCTAATTTCCTGCTCACTTTCATAAAAAGACAAAATATGAGAAATCTCATCAAGGCTATTGCGCCTTGGCCCTGTCCATTGTTGCCAGTCATCATCGCTACCCGTCGCCATTTTACTTTTAAGCGTTTGATAGCCGGTTAAAATTAACCAAACTGACTTTTCCGCTCTATCCCGCACTTTCTCCCATGTGTCATCACGATCATTAATTTTACGGTAACTCATATTAAAGCGCATATCGTCGCTTAAATTCAGTATTTTACGGGCTTGTTTAAAACTTACGCCGCTCTTATTTTTATGGGCCAAGTCAGTGAGTTTGTTTTTTTCATCCTGACTTAAAACTCTTTCATTGCTTTTAGTGTCTCGTATCTTTGCATTATTCAACTTTGACCAAAGAATGAACAGTTCTGCGCTATAAGAAAATTTAGGGGCCCGTTTTTCTGAAGGCTCTAAAGTGCAATAACCGACCATTCCAATCGACGATTGTAGATCACGTTGACAAAAGGCAATGCCACTGCCCTCTAACGTATATTTTTTATCCGCTTCGCCATTTCCTGCAAAAGCATGTTCTAGCTCCCTTGAGGCTTTAATATTTCCATATCGTCTTTGGGCGGCAAATATCTTCCGAACTTCCTGGCGTAATAAATCGCGGGTCACAAAATTATCATATGAGCCATGCCCGTTCCGCTTTTTATCAAGCGTAGCCAAATAAGCCCCAACCGTTTCAGCCCCGCTTTGCACCATTGCTTCTTGTAATTGCACAGCTCCACTTAAGGCCTTTTTACCTTCAGTGTCATTGGCTATCGCTCCCTTGCGGTTAGATTGATAGCCCCGTCTTTTGGCAATGTGGAATAAAACACGAGAAAATTCAGCATCCGTTAGAATGCGCTCTAATGATTCTTTACGTAAATCCCAAGGGGATTTTTTGATCAACTTTTCATTATTATGACGTTTGTCCTGCACATCTATGGCATCAATATTATCAATGCCATACTCAATAAGCATTCGACGAACAGCGCGTTTTCTTTGTGAACGCCTGCCGAATACCCTACGCATCCCCCGCTTGGTACGGCGCGGTTCAGCCAATGATGCACCGGTTTTTGGATTTTCTGCTGCTTCAAAAATATGTACCCCAGAACAAAGTATGTTTTGCGCATTTAAGTTGACACCTGCAAACCCCACAGATGCAATCCCAATATCAACCCCAAGATTATATGACATTTTTTAACCTCCCAAAAAAGAACTTGACATATTAAGTGCATATTTTATGATGTTTTGCAACTTATAGCATAACCGTGTCGGAATCGTTGTTATGGTAAGGTATTGAAAGATACCGCAAAGTTTCTGCCCCTAGCTGGTTTACCTTCTAGGGGCATCTTTGATTCTTATACAAATATTCTTGATTAGACTAAGTGATCCAGTTCCGTTTATGTGAACGAAGTTACAATTATATTTTGGATGTAGGTTTCAGCTATTCAGAATTCATCTTGGGTCAAAACCAGCAATATAGACGTTACCTTCAAATTAATTCAAATATCAATTTTTTGCGCGTACACTCCGCACATAGGGGACTGGCCTCTGAGCGGGAGTTGAGGCGCCTCTATATATTGGATTCTGTCAGCGTAAATGTGCATAGAAAATCTTGAATTATCACCAATTCTAGGCTTGCAATCTGAGCAATTTTCCACCTAAACATATCACTTTTTTCAATCCTCTAACTCATTGAAACATATGGTATAAAAAATATACGACACCTGTTTTATTATGAACATTCAAAGATTTATCAAAACCATAGTGCTCTGGTGTGAAAAATTGAGTGTCGGTAAAAAGGATGTGCAGGCAATAACTTAAGCGCCCCGTGCCTAAGTTCCTTTTATCTTGCCCTAAGCCAACAGCACTAAATCTCTCCATTTTTTCTCGTTCAATTTTGCTGGAAGCGGCCCCGGAAAATCACCCCCTGCGCCAAACTGAAAATTCTGGCAAGATGACCATTAGAAAGAGGTTCTGGATGATCAGGAATTGCTCGACAAGACAACCCAGAAAATGGTGCCAGAATAGAGATTGGGAGGAGTGAGTTTGAGCGCAAGATAAAAGGTGTAGCACCAATGGCCCCTAACTCCCCGTCTGCACATCTATTTACTGGCACCAATTCTTTAGCCCTAACACCAAGGAACCCGTCTAAGCCTTATCCCCCATGGTCTGGGATCAGTGCCAGTTGGATCAAAGTTCCTTTTCATGCCACATATTCAGCGCGCCGGTGCAGCTCATCCAGCCCTGCATCAGATTTTGACCCGCCCCGGACCAAGCCCCTGACACACGCCAGCTATGGGGGAAGCGCGTGTATCAGGGACCAAGGAATAATCCTAACACAATAGAAATCCGCATCATCAAACAGGAAAACCCATCCCACAAAGCGAGCCACTTTATGCCACCTTTGAATGACGGAAAGGTGATTACAAAAGCCGGAATTTTCGATGACAAAAAACACCGCCCAGGCTATTGAAAATATTGACTTTTCCAGAACATGGTGCTCAACCTGTCATCAAAAAAACAGGGCCTGTAATCGCGTTGTAGATCAATTTTACAAAGCCTGTTCAATGACTTAAAGATCTTATGGCACCAAAGGTGTCAGCACGGGAGGTGCATAGTGTGTATGTATGATTACACTTTTTATTGAAGGCTCTATATCTTGAATTTTCTCGGTTCCTCTAGAAGTGATAAAACGCCTTCCCATACATCAAACTGGCGGCGTGATTGTGCGAGTTTTTCCTATCCGAATCCGGCCAAAAATCCGATACTTAAGGATATTCATATTGGGCTACTAAATATTTCCATTATGTAGTTCGCTTGCCATATCATTTCCCCTTATTTTCTTTAAGACGCCTAACTTTTACGTCAATCATACTTGAATATAGCTCGCACACCCTCTCCTGCTCCATGGAACAGTATAAATCCTTGGCCTTCATATAGTTTATAATGGCATTTTCAGCAGAACGCGTTACAAGAAACTCCGCTGCAGTATAGTAAATGAGGCCAGCCTTATAAGAATCGGCCTTTTTCCAAAACATACTGGCTGCTTTATCAAAGTCAGAATTTGCTGCTCCGTAATTTTGCATAGCTATCTCTAAAACACCTTTCTCTTTCAGTACGTATGCGCAGATGTGCGGCTTATCTGCGCACGTCAACCCTTTCTTAGCATTTTTCAAAGCTTCTTGAGAGGAGAGAATTTTGCCTTGAGCAGCATAGACACCGGTCAAAATAGCCCACCCCATATGAGTAGCATCAGGGTTCGATGATCTATGCTTATAACTCAAGGCCTCAATTGCCTTGGATTCAGCGACATCATATTGTTCTAAATAATAGGCAGACTGCGAAATTAATACCAAATATGCCTCTATTGAGCCGTAGTCTTCAATTTGCTTTAAATCACGAAAGAGCTTTTCTAACTTTTCATGCTTAGATTCCTTTGATAGCCCACGTGAGTTTTGAGTTAATTCCAGAAAGTCTGCACGTACCGCTTTACATGCTTCAACAAACTTTGCCTGTTCTGAAAATAGGCAATTTAAATTCTCCTTAGCAAAAGCACTGTTTCCACTGAAGAAGATACTCAGCACTATAAGCAACGGGCCCAGTCTAGTTTTGTTATTTTTTATACTTCTCATCACCCTAACTCCGTGACTTTGTCTATCTCTTTAGCAAACTCAATGTGGTATAGCGTCTTTCCACTGAAGCGGATATGGGTCGAGAGATAAAAAGATGCGTGGATGACCGCCTGTCTTGTTCTCATGGTTTTCCCCGTTTTGGTTCGTATTTAGCTCCTAGCGTTATACTGGTGATCATAAATGACAGGACCCCGTTGTAAAGGTAATAACCATCCCCGCCCCAGAGACGGGACAAAACTCTAGACAATCTAGTGCGGTGCTGCAAAGGAACAGTTTACCAATCTGCCCCTCCAGCAGATTTGATCATCAGAACAGGCTCAACTGCCGGGCCTGATCAAGACTGTCTTGCCATTCCCGGGTCTGCGCCGCGCATTCGAGCCATTGTGTGACATAGTCGGCGGCGCTGTCGTAGTCTTTCAGGTAACAGTCCGGCATGAAGACCGAGCGATACCCAGTCTCACTGATCGGCAGAGCGGCCCGCGCCGGACGAAGACAGCGGATCTCCAGATGGGCCATCGCAACGCCGTTACGGGCCGCCTGATGATAGGGATCGGGATCATAGCGCAGCTCAATTTGATACTCGCGCCATTGCAGGATTTCTGTTGTCGTGGTCATGATCAGCACCCCCACACGACGAAGCGGCGGCCCATGATGGCCACTTCTTCGATATCACCGCCGAGCAGCATGTCGCGGGCAAAGGCTTCCGTGTCGAAGTAAGGTTGGAGATTTTCCGGCAGGCCATCCAGCAGCCCGCGATCCTCGACAAACTCCAGAACATAACTTTCGGCGTCGCCTTCGAAGAGAGACAGCTCGTCCAGCCTGTCCAGGATATCCCCCATAGCGGCATTCAGGTCGCGGGCGAGGTAAATCGCCTTGATCAGATCATCCCCGTCGCGGCGTTAGAAGGCGTCAAACCACAGCGTCAGAGTTGCCTGATTGACCTCCTCGATGGGATCGCCGAAGTCGTCTTGCAAGACAGACATCCGGGCGCATTAGCCATCATAATCTGAAAAGGTCAGTTCAAAAGCTACACTTCTAAACTGAAAATAATTCCTGTAATTGAGATAATATTTTCCTATAATGACGAAGTTCTTATAATTAACTCAATAATAGGCCGAATATGACTATTGGAGAATAACATGAAAAGCATATTTTTAGTCTCAACCTTATTCTTAATAAGTCTCATAACAAGTTCTTCTTCAATAGCAAATATTGGATATATTTCACCAAATTTTTACATGAAAGAAGTTTCATATGGTTATAACCTTAAGCAAAAACTTGATATTTATGTTCCTAATTTTTCTAATATGGAACAATCCGTTAAATTAAGGCCTGTTATAATCTATGTACGTGGTGGCTCATGGAAATTTGGTGATAAAGACTCGGCAAAGAAGCACGGTAAATTTTACGCCGATAAAAATAATGTGTTTATTACTATAAATTATCGTTTATCCAGCAATGCTCAACATCCCGCACAGGTAGAGGATATTGCAACCGCCATAAAGTGGGTTCATAAAAATATTACCAAATACAAAGGAGATCCGGAAAATATTACACTTATTGGTTATTCCTCTGGCGCACACCTCATTTCTCTTATTGCAACAGATGAGAAATACCTCGCGGCACACGACCTGAATTTTAGTATATTAAAGTTAGTGATTCCAGTGGACACAATAGCATATGATCTACCCTATGCGGCTGCGTCAAGTCCAAAATCGGTCACAGAATTGATTTACAATAATTTTGGGGAAAGTAAAAAACAACTCGAACAAGCTTCCCCGCTTTTTCATGCCAACCAGACTACCGCTCCACCTCCCCCATTTATCGTATACGCATCAAACAGACGGCCAGGAGCAGCAAAGGAAGCACGTCTTTTTGTTTACGCCCTAGAAAAAGCTGGCAGTAGATCAAAATATATAATCCTTAATCATATAAGCAATAAAAATATGAACACGCTAATCTCTGGCTCCAACAACCCAATTGCTGTTGATATCTTGATGAAATTAAGCCAAACCACTCGCTGATACTATGTAATGCATCAATTTAACGCTACTGGATTTGTCCCGATTTAATGGAGAGGTTTTAAAATCTTGAGGAATAAGGCTCGCCAAACGAACCACAAGATGAATGCAACACTTAAATTTGCGCACGCTAGCTGCATGGCGTGTATATGATTACACTTTCTTTAAATCACTTCAAAATTTTGCTTTTCCCTGCCCCTGAATGAGAATATTCAGATAAGGTTATTTCTTCAGCCGAACCCCTACTCCACCACCATTCTCGGCAATAAATTCTACGCCTGAAGTTTCAAGATAACTCTGTAATTTTTGAATAGTTGACCCTTTGGCATCAGAACCGTTTTCAAATCGATTGATTGTATTAGCAGTCAAGCCTGTTTTAGTTGCTAAATCCCGTACACTTAATCGAAGTGCTGTTCTTCCTAACCTTACCTGCATTCCTGTAATCATTTTTTTTCGACCAAATGGCTGTACTTGTTAATTGACATTAACCTCATAAAGTGTACAATGTACAATCTAAGTATACATTTGAACACTTTTTCAAGTATTGACTATCTAGCCAATACATACTGCAGATCGCAGAGAGTTTCCTGCATTTACGATAATCGGACCATGAAGGTGCTACAACACCGACATGGCCCTGACCACACCAACCTTAACGGAGGCTGACATGGCTACCCAATGTCTTAGCACAGATGATCTGTGCTTGTTAACCAACAACTTACCCGACCGTGTAAAATTTTCGGATATTTCCCCCCATCGTCCTGCAGAGTTCTGGATTCCCTCCTTCGAGAGAATGACGACGGGCTGTGGCGCGGACAGGACGATTGAGCGTGAAGGGAAAATCTCATGAAATTCTCATACACCCACCTGCCGGAACAGATCCAGAATGATCTCACCCATATCGCCGCCTGTCTGATCCGGCGCACCATCCCCAGCCCAGCGACCCGTGATCGTTATACCCCGAGCCGCGTCCGCCATATCATTCTGCACGGCTGCTTCACCGAGGATCACTGGACCCCGGATAGCATCCTGCACCCCGGCGAGAG
It encodes the following:
- a CDS encoding alpha/beta hydrolase, yielding MKSIFLVSTLFLISLITSSSSIANIGYISPNFYMKEVSYGYNLKQKLDIYVPNFSNMEQSVKLRPVIIYVRGGSWKFGDKDSAKKHGKFYADKNNVFITINYRLSSNAQHPAQVEDIATAIKWVHKNITKYKGDPENITLIGYSSGAHLISLIATDEKYLAAHDLNFSILKLVIPVDTIAYDLPYAAASSPKSVTELIYNNFGESKKQLEQASPLFHANQTTAPPPPFIVYASNRRPGAAKEARLFVYALEKAGSRSKYIILNHISNKNMNTLISGSNNPIAVDILMKLSQTTR
- the cas9 gene encoding type II CRISPR RNA-guided endonuclease Cas9 (Cas9, originally named Csn1, is the large, multifunctional signature protein of type II CRISPR/Cas systems. It is well known even to general audiences because its RNA-guided endonuclease activity has made it a popular tool for custom editing of eukaryotic genomes.), whose amino-acid sequence is MSYNLGVDIGIASVGFAGVNLNAQNILCSGVHIFEAAENPKTGASLAEPRRTKRGMRRVFGRRSQRKRAVRRMLIEYGIDNIDAIDVQDKRHNNEKLIKKSPWDLRKESLERILTDAEFSRVLFHIAKRRGYQSNRKGAIANDTEGKKALSGAVQLQEAMVQSGAETVGAYLATLDKKRNGHGSYDNFVTRDLLRQEVRKIFAAQRRYGNIKASRELEHAFAGNGEADKKYTLEGSGIAFCQRDLQSSIGMVGYCTLEPSEKRAPKFSYSAELFILWSKLNNAKIRDTKSNERVLSQDEKNKLTDLAHKNKSGVSFKQARKILNLSDDMRFNMSYRKINDRDDTWEKVRDRAEKSVWLILTGYQTLKSKMATGSDDDWQQWTGPRRNSLDEISHILSFYESEQEIRDLLAPLELQEDQISSLLTITNFSRTIDLSLKVVRAILPFMQKGLTYDKACREAGYNHSQKENKGLTKIPSFKDVRNPVVNRALAQTRKVMNAVIAQYGMPETIIIEMARDVGRSFKERKDKERDQKTNQSYREAAKKHAAEILDIDPDNVRGGDIIKYRLWKEQKGFCPYSGVYINHQMMRDPVATQIDHIIPYSRSWNDSYMNKILCCTDENQMKANNTPVEYFQKQGRNLKTLSAFAKGLPKPKADNLLIENFDEEKANKWKDRALNDTRYIAKLLKNHVEQSLGLGIGNRVQARNGALTSHLRSAWGFPDKNRRNDTHHAIDAIVLACSTQSMVQNLTRWNKYEARRKNPHKRALPPKPWESFIQDTKDAVEHIFVSRMPVRKVTGPAHQDTIRSIRKDDGKIIQRIKVADLKPDMLERMVHKERNIRLYTVLKKRLDAHKGDPKKAFATPIFMPTNDPGKQGPLINAVRIETIEKSGVLINGGLASNGDMVRVDVFRKNGKFFLVPIYVHHFVGGTLPNRAIIAYKPEGEWEEMEDKDFIFSLCKNDLLFIKSKKDEYFGYYGGTDISTGAIGITAHNRDPSFGKKGDGKDRTGVKTLQSFEKYTVDYFGNKYKVRKETRLGVAHNSHPEPCKT
- a CDS encoding helix-turn-helix domain-containing protein → MITGMQVRLGRTALRLSVRDLATKTGLTANTINRFENGSDAKGSTIQKLQSYLETSGVEFIAENGGGVGVRLKK
- a CDS encoding antirestriction protein ArdA, which translates into the protein MGDILDRLDELSLFEGDAESYVLEFVEDRGLLDGLPENLQPYFDTEAFARDMLLGGDIEEVAIMGRRFVVWGC